From Pelosinus fermentans DSM 17108, the proteins below share one genomic window:
- a CDS encoding pirin-like C-terminal cupin domain-containing protein, with protein sequence MAWGGPIVMNTREELQQAFREIDNGTFIKK encoded by the coding sequence ATTGCATGGGGCGGCCCCATTGTTATGAATACGCGGGAAGAGCTGCAGCAGGCTTTTCGAGAAATTGACAACGGAACTTTTATCAAGAAATAA